Part of the Leucoraja erinacea ecotype New England chromosome 15, Leri_hhj_1, whole genome shotgun sequence genome, ggggtgccacaaggcttggtgctgggaccccaattatttactatatatatattaacaatttcgatgagggaattaaatgtgacatctccaactttgcggatgacacaaagccgggtggcagCGTGAGCTGCAAGTAtaactggagtattttgtgcagttttggtctcctaatttgaggaaggacattcttgctattgagggagtgcagcgtaggttcaccaggttaattcccgggatggcaggactgacatatgatgaaagaatgggtcaacttggcttgtactcgctggaatttagaaggatgagagaggatcttatagaaacataaaattcttaagggagtggacaggttagatgcagaaaaaatggccCCGATTTTGGGggggtccaggaccaggggtcgtggtttaagaataaggtgtaggccatttaggattgagatgaggaaaaaccttttcacccagagtgttgtaaatctgttgaattctctgccacagaaggcagtgggggccaattcactggatgtcttcaagagagagttagttttgGTCCTTAGGGCTAAAGcaatggagggatgtgggggaaaagcaggaacagggtactgattttggatgatcaggctcgaagggccgaatggcctactcctgcacctattttctatgtttctaacacagtgGTGATTTTTGACTCTTCATTTTCAGAGAAGGGAGTTGTGTTTGGAGCTCCGCTGACAGAAGAGGGCATCGCTCAGGTTTATCAGCTCATTGAATATCTTTACAAACGTAAGTCCAATCATCAAAATGTCCGCTCGCTTTCCTCCCATCCCCATCTATGTTTCGTCACCATCCTTCTCCCTGGCCGGCCCTTTTCTCCTTCCATTTCTGCCCCGGCACCGTCCTCTGCTCTATCTGCCGTGGGCCTTTTGCTCCTGTGGTTTTGTCTCTTGGCACGTTGCTGTTACAATACTTCCGTCTCTGCAGTCTTGCTCTGCACCAGTTCACACGCTGGATTTAATTAAGTACTCAGTTCTGCTACCTTGACAATAATGTTTCATCGTGTCACTTCTGTTCATAAATTTGCTTCAGCTTCTCTGCATTTCATAACAGtttgaagatttacaaagatgttgccaatactcaagggcctgagctatagggaaaggttgggcggGCAAgggctttattccatggagcacaggaggcttgagtggtgatcttatagaggtttataaaataattAGGGCAATTGATTGGCTGAATCCGtagcctttttccccagggtagcagATTCATGAACTAGAAAGCATAAATTTAATGTAAGaaagcaaagatttaataggaacctgaggggcaactttttccacacagagcatggtgggtatatggaatgagctgcctatTCCCTTCCTTTTGTATTCATTTCACACTCGGCCTGTCATGCTGGTTACATTTCACCCTCTTCACAGATCTTCATGTGGAGGGCCTGTTTCGTATTCCTGGAAATACCTTGCGGCAGCAGTGCCTGAAAGAAGCCTTAAACAGCGGAGTGGACATCGATCTGGACGCTGGGGAATTTCATCCAAACGATGTAGCGACTCTGCTGAAAATGTTCCTTGGGGAACTTCCAGATACACTTCTCAGTCACAGGCATTACAATGCTCACCTCAAAATCGCAGGCACGTCACAGGGGCATGTGTGCTAGGGGCATGTGCAGGCAGCAGTGGGCTGGATGTGATGGGAATTATTGTACCAAGCTAGTGTTACTGTTACATTCTCCTAACCTAGTAATGTTCAATTGCAATGATATTAAGCAGTGAAGTATAATTAAAGGCCTAGGCTTTAACCTAAATGTTTGCTGTAGCCAGAGCACTAGTGCATTGAACAGCCAGGGTTGTAGGTAATCAGTGGTGTGGATTCTGCTGAGGGGAGATGTGGGAGGTTAAGGGGCAATCTGATGGTGCAGGGTTGTGCGATGAGAACCAGTGTCATGTTCAATTCGGATCTGGGCCGGGTAAGATGGTAAAAAGACAAAATGGAAGCTTTTTATCTGAATCGAATCGACTTCAGTTACTGGTGGCGCTGGGCTATTTCGGGTAACCTCCGGTTCTGGGCTTGCTTTACTTTGAGACTGTGGATTGTGTTGTTCTCATAGCTGGTGTCGGTTTGTTACTACCATCCAGTTACAATGTCTCTGGTTCTCTCGGCAATAGGTCTGATGGTATTTGATACCAAGGGGAAGCGGACCGTCCCTGACAAGGAGCGTCAGATTGAAGCGCTCCAGCTGCTCTTCCTGTTGCTGCCGTCCGTCAGCCGCAACTTGTTGAAGCTGCTCTTGGACCTGCTGTACCACACCGCCAAGCAGCAGGACAAGAACAAGATGACCGCCTCCAACCTGGCACTTATGTTTGCCCCACAAATTCTCTGGCCAAAGAATGTAAGTGGACATTGTGCTCCAGTATTTGCCTCATCCTTTGTTAAACCTCCTGtacacatcagtctgaggaagggtcttgacccaaaacatcacctatttctttgctccatagatgctgcctcacccactgagtttctccagcatttttgtctacctcctggaCACATCAAGTGCTTTGATACCTAATGCCACACACTATGCTCTTtgtttatcattttatttttgaGACCAAGCACGCACATTTAGTCTAAGTTCTTGATGAACCACAAAGCACGGGTATCTCCAGGGTCGAATCGAGATGTTTGCAGATTTCCCATAGGGGATGTTCTTTGTTATCTGATCATTGATGACTTTCTCATACGTACACCTAACTAACTTGCGAACTTCAATGTTGGAAGACTTTGGGCAATGGTTGCACATTGAttatatttttgttgtttatgGTCTCTGATCTTCAGTTTTATTTCCTCCTGATTCGCTTGACCTTTCTCCAACCCTCCCAGATGGTCGTGGCTGACCTCCAAGAGAATATCACCAAGCTCAATAACGGAGTGTCTTTTATGATTAAACATTCTCAGAAGCTTTTTCGGGTAAGCAAATGTAACACATTGCAGCATTCAGTCAATGAATCTCAGGCTGTGCAATTAAAATGATTATTTGACCATGTCCgtcaggcttggagggatatgggtaaatggaactagcttagatgggtcatcttggttcgCATGGTGTGTTGGGTGgaatggcctgttccatgctgtacaactgtaTGATTCCAGGACTTGGTACACCTGCAGTACCTTGCAACATCGTACGTGTCTGCTTCAGATGAGTGAGCTGGCCAGCTAACTGTGGCTCGAAGAGGACTGGGTGCTGTGGGGGGAAGCAGGGTAATAATGGGTGTTCCCTGCGCTGGGGCAATGCCTCAGCTAGCGTTGAGCAAGCACAGCAGCAGAGGTATAACGTACAGTCGTGATATTTTTACACAAGTGAGCCTGAGGCAATACGAGCTGAGAGGTTGCAAAACCAGGGCGAGGGTCTCAATGTCTGCGGTGGGTTTACATCAGCCCCTGATTAAGAAGTGCAAAAACAGATTAGAAGGGTTCCGGATTAGAAAGAGAAGCTGTTAATAGTGTGCTATTCATATTCCAAAGGAATCATTAGTTTAAGTTATTTATAATCATGTGTGAGGCATTTAAACATTCCTGTCTGTCTTTGTAGGCACCAGCGTACATTCGAGAACTCGCCAGGCTGCAGTTCACAGGATCCAGAGTTGCAGTTTCAAGGGTAAAATTACGCAATTAATTTATTGTGAGCATACACAGCCCACTTGAGAGCCCTGGCAAGGTAGGAGCTGGACACGCCACAGCTGTGGTCTCTGCCAGTAGCCTGAGGTTGGAGCAGATAGTGGGTTACAAGCTCCCTGGCCGCAGTCAGGACCTATGGGAGTTGTGGCTTTCCACATGCCGGGACatatgtacaactgcaacatgatgccCTGACCGATGACGGCCAGTTTGCCAAACACCTTCACAGACACGTTCACCTGTGACTTGCAACATAAGTGGCCAGCACTGGTACAGAAAGAAAAGTCCATTACCTCGAGATGGATAAATCAAAAATGAACCTTTCATGTCATAGACATGTAGGGTAgaaagaggctcttcggcccactatgtccatgccaacAATCCACCAATTCCATTTACGTGCGCACTATCTATGGCCTTCCATGGTTTAGCAATTCAAGTGCTTAGATTCTAACCACCCTCTGGATGGAAACATTAATCCCTGGATTCTCCGACGGGGAGCCTATCCCTTATAGTTTTAACATCTTTCAAGTCCCCCCTCCGCAGAATACTGAGCCTGCGCAGTATCTCCTCTTTACTAAAATGCCCCATCGTGGTGAATCTGCCCTGTACCCTGGGGTGGGTGGGATGGGCTGATAGGTGATTGTTACACTCCCATCATCCCCATGTAGCCTGAGGCCATTGTTCGTTTTCCCAACCCCGGTACCGGGTAGAACCCGCGTGTGCCTGAGTGGGAGCTGCTCCACGCTGCTCCGGAGACCCGATGGGTGATGTTCATGAGGGGTCAGTGAGTGCCTGAAGCTGAGTTGCGCTTCTGTTGGGCTGATGCTTAGTCAGCCACTGTCAGTGTGAGTGTTGGGGTGATACTGTGTGAGTGTTGGGGTAAtgctgtcagtgtgtgtgtgtaatgctgtcagtgtgtgtgtggtgtgttggggtgatgctgtcagtgtgtgtgtgtgtgttggggtgatgctgtcagtgtgtgtgtgttgggaggTGTGACGAAGCGACTCggctgcactgtgtgtgtgtgtgttggggtgatgCTGTGTGAGTGTTGGGGTGAtgctgtcagtgtgtgtgtgttgtggtgatgCTGTGTCAGTGTTGGGGTGAtgctgtgtcagtgtgtgtgtgttgtggtgatgctgtgtcagtgtgggggtgatgctgtgtcagtgtgtgtgtgtggtagtgggATGATGCTGTGTGAGTGTTGGGGTGAtgctgtgtcagtgtgtgtgtgttggggtgatgctgtgtcagtgtgtgtgtgtgttgtggtgatgCTGTGTCAGCCGCTGCCCTCTCTGTGCAGGATGACCTCGACCTCGACCTGCTGCCCGTGTCAAACTGCCCGGACTTGCTCTCGGTGAAGGTGACGAAGCGGACTCGGCTGCACTCGGTATTGAGACGTGAAGATACGCAGCAGCGGACGGAGGAAGCCCTGAAGGAACTCTTTAAACATGTCAGCAATATGCCGGACTCTGCCAAGAAGAAGAAGCTTGTGAGACAGGTAGAAATGGGAGAAACAAGGGTTCTGCTATTGGAGCAAATaactaactgctggaggaactcggtgggtccagcagcatctgggggaaggtggagggggtggggggaccaCTGACAATTGGGATCGAGACCCTGCCCCAGGCCTGAGGGTGCTGGGTGGCCTGTTTTTCTGCTGTGTGACATGATGGTTGCAGTGTTGAATGGGTGGGAGACACCCTTGTGCTGCTCACTGTGATGTTCTTACTCCCACAATGTCTCTGTTAACACCAGAATGTTTCTCACTTCCTGCAGTTTAATAAAAGCTCGGCTGCTGGAACTCCTGATGGATTTGCTTCGCCCAGAACCAAGAAACACGTGCGCTCCCGGACATTTGGAGGCCTCATTAAGGTAAGAGAAGCCCATGTTACACTCATAAACTGTGGACTAAAGCCCCAGGCTATCCCCCTCCTACCTCTTGTTTTCATTATGTCCTCAAAGGTCAGGACAAACTAATTCCAGCTCATTGTTCCACTGTCAGCTTAACTCAGCCCTCGCTACGTGACCCAAGCTGGTGGCTAAGTGCGGTTCGACCAGTATTTCCCAGCCCTTGAATAACAAACGGCGTGAATAAATAATTGAATGTCTGAATGACTGACTGAAGGCCGGCAGATCGAGTGACTGCTCACTGCTGCAATGTCTGACTGTTGGACTGGCTGATAGAGGCTTGTAAATCTCTAGAATTCCCGTTGCCCACATGCCAAGGGCTACAGGTGCACCACCATTAGCTGCAAGTAAATTGCAGGCTGTCCTATTCTGGAAACACCTCTTGTTTTCTGCATTGTTGCCGGGCCTAAATCCTGGCAGTGCTGTTTAACACCGAACGAGCACCATCACTGGAGGACTCCACTGGTTGAACCAGAATAGCTTACCCACAATTAATGCTTTCCCAGCCAGTGATGGCCACAGTTTGCGGACAGGTTTCTAACAAACTGTCCTTGTGCATTTGCAGAGTATTCTACGACATCGAAATGGGTATCTCATGGCAAGACCGTAGCTGCAGCCAGGGGTAGGGTGGTCTGGGCAGGTCCTCGAGAGGCTCAGTGACTGGGCGCGGGTGGTCTTCGACAGCTGCCCCCACAGTGTGAGGGCCAGGATGTCGCTGATGCAGTGTGTCCCCAGTGAAAGGGCCAGAGAGACTGAGGCAATGTACTAAACCTGTGCTTTCATTCCGGCAGCGTAAAGTGCTAGGTGGTCAACATGCCCCAGACAGGACGAGCCAAATCCCAATAGTTGGTGCGGCCACGCTGAGCTGTCAACACCAGGCTGCGCAGGGCAAGGAGAACCTGGCTCAGGTGAGCGCGTCCACAACAGCATCGTTGGATGGAAACTGTTCATTCATGGGGAACGCCACTGCCAGCAAAGTCTAACTAGGGCTGGGTCTTCAGTGAATGGCAGaaccctggggagtgttgcaaagcagagaga contains:
- the arhgap19 gene encoding rho GTPase-activating protein 19 isoform X2: MEDRGDSTCNFVISTEPSPHSKPIIFDPDFFVEKLRHEKPGVFLELVVSNLTRLIDLPGTEFAQLIGEEEPKLPTNHGFFRSFNFLKRKEKGVVFGAPLTEEGIAQVYQLIEYLYKRLMVFDTKGKRTVPDKERQIEALQLLFLLLPSVSRNLLKLLLDLLYHTAKQQDKNKMTASNLALMFAPQILWPKNMVVADLQENITKLNNGVSFMIKHSQKLFRAPAYIRELARLQFTGSRVAVSRDDLDLDLLPVSNCPDLLSVKVTKRTRLHSVLRREDTQQRTEEALKELFKHVSNMPDSAKKKKLVRQFNKSSAAGTPDGFASPRTKKHVRSRTFGGLIKRKVLGGQHAPDRTSQIPIVGAATLSCQHQAAQGKENLAQRPLELMSLHLSHNRSKSTDEILDEKESQRGNRMRQESAI
- the arhgap19 gene encoding rho GTPase-activating protein 19 isoform X1 gives rise to the protein MEDRGDSTCNFVISTEPSPHSKPIIFDPDFFVEKLRHEKPGVFLELVVSNLTRLIDLPGTEFAQLIGEEEPKLPTNHGFFRSFNFLKRKEKGVVFGAPLTEEGIAQVYQLIEYLYKHLHVEGLFRIPGNTLRQQCLKEALNSGVDIDLDAGEFHPNDVATLLKMFLGELPDTLLSHRHYNAHLKIAGLMVFDTKGKRTVPDKERQIEALQLLFLLLPSVSRNLLKLLLDLLYHTAKQQDKNKMTASNLALMFAPQILWPKNMVVADLQENITKLNNGVSFMIKHSQKLFRAPAYIRELARLQFTGSRVAVSRDDLDLDLLPVSNCPDLLSVKVTKRTRLHSVLRREDTQQRTEEALKELFKHVSNMPDSAKKKKLVRQFNKSSAAGTPDGFASPRTKKHVRSRTFGGLIKRKVLGGQHAPDRTSQIPIVGAATLSCQHQAAQGKENLAQRPLELMSLHLSHNRSKSTDEILDEKESQRGNRMRQESAI